One genomic segment of Synechocystis sp. LKSZ1 includes these proteins:
- a CDS encoding UvrD-helicase domain-containing protein: MAGQWYQQTGENEMQEEEQKREAIDTFERIFEIVDQRWGTGDTFSAIETFLVGRKIILRSDNKQYKIEKYFGFGKFNICKDHRLPRYCVSKEFLINEVKIFFPPIPINIVENYNKIPGEEIQCKQEREKGISTINYFLRNKYILSFDLYLQSLRKVIDYNEFLNARIKFVEEWFIESQGVSPDQLQLHAISEVNHHIQVISRAGSGKTSTIVNRALFLQKHCGIEPQEMLLLAFNRKAANEIQSRLSDKLGKQQTPHVMTFHALAYALVHPEEELLIDQSDGLQNKSQVLHSIINNYLEDPIFYDKIKWLMLDRYRQDWEKIEAIGFNKTPEERLNLKRSLPREGLDGNRYKSYGEKIIANFLFERDIPYRYERNYDWNGINYRPDFTIFTNKNSGIIIEYFGLEGDPDYDKMSDKKREFWRNKSGWNFLEFSPQDILNDNLLTELQYCLEDLGVSCQKLSEEEIWKKVKDRAIDNFTKAMVQFIQRCRKLSLTTDELSRKIHNHQYDNEIEKRFHDLGQTFYNSYLKRLVETGEDDFDGLMQRAADSIRAGNTIFRRKSGAGDLKELKYIFIDEYQDFSQLFYNLIDAIRQFNSNALFFCVGDDWQAINSFAGSDLVFFEKFTDYFPDAKKLYLSNNYRSKQSIVKISNSLMQGRGVEGKPNTSEQGNVHLIDLNDFHPDVLENHDYPGDKITPALIRIINTKLQAGKEVVILSRKSSIPWYVNGNRELDDFVRVVHQHFKLDNKQKGKITISTTHQYKGLEKAVVIIIDAIQGCYPLIHPDWIFMKIFGDTQSKLIDDERRLFYVALSRAVDELFIVTDTLNGRSEFLENLDKNHFSTLDFSKYPYISHKSTIIVKIKNRQISGSSDNAGTFAIRDQLRADGYRWNSQTYLWSKSIEPHKFRLYDHFSNSPWKSSASGIEIIVCDSQCQKPLAIFHVDNGKITRLNFQEYQNQTDHEIQRLGWSPDQCRAYLKNKYGQNKPSRSLLSDEELQDFLNYLKLQ; this comes from the coding sequence TTGGCGGGTCAATGGTATCAACAAACAGGAGAAAATGAGATGCAGGAAGAAGAGCAAAAAAGAGAAGCTATTGACACATTTGAAAGGATTTTTGAAATTGTAGACCAACGATGGGGAACTGGAGATACATTCAGCGCCATAGAAACATTCCTTGTTGGTCGTAAAATTATTTTAAGATCTGATAACAAACAATATAAAATAGAAAAGTATTTCGGCTTTGGTAAATTTAATATTTGCAAAGATCATCGCCTTCCAAGATATTGTGTTTCAAAGGAATTTTTAATAAATGAGGTCAAGATCTTTTTCCCGCCAATTCCAATTAATATTGTTGAAAATTATAACAAAATTCCTGGAGAAGAAATACAGTGCAAACAAGAGAGAGAAAAAGGTATCTCTACCATTAACTATTTTCTTCGAAATAAGTATATATTGTCATTTGATTTGTATTTACAAAGCCTAAGAAAAGTTATTGATTACAATGAGTTTTTAAATGCAAGAATAAAGTTTGTAGAAGAATGGTTTATTGAGAGTCAAGGTGTCTCTCCTGATCAATTACAATTACATGCAATTAGTGAAGTCAATCACCATATTCAAGTTATTTCGAGGGCTGGAAGTGGTAAAACCTCAACTATTGTTAATCGTGCGTTATTTTTGCAAAAACATTGCGGTATTGAGCCTCAGGAGATGTTATTACTGGCATTTAACCGCAAGGCTGCCAATGAGATTCAGTCTAGGCTATCTGACAAATTAGGAAAACAACAAACACCTCATGTAATGACCTTCCATGCCCTGGCCTATGCATTAGTTCACCCAGAAGAAGAGCTACTTATCGATCAGTCTGATGGTCTGCAAAATAAGAGTCAAGTTTTACATTCTATTATTAATAATTACCTTGAAGATCCTATTTTTTATGACAAAATAAAATGGTTAATGCTAGACCGTTATCGCCAGGACTGGGAAAAAATTGAAGCAATTGGATTTAATAAAACGCCTGAAGAGCGCTTAAATTTAAAGCGTTCATTACCTCGGGAGGGGTTAGATGGTAATCGCTATAAATCCTACGGTGAAAAAATAATTGCCAATTTTCTGTTTGAAAGAGATATTCCCTATCGATATGAACGTAATTATGACTGGAATGGCATCAATTATCGACCTGATTTTACCATTTTTACAAATAAAAATTCTGGGATCATTATAGAGTATTTTGGGTTGGAAGGAGATCCGGATTATGATAAAATGTCTGATAAAAAGCGCGAATTCTGGAGGAATAAATCAGGGTGGAATTTTCTTGAATTTTCTCCCCAGGATATACTTAATGATAACCTTTTAACGGAACTCCAATATTGCCTTGAAGATCTTGGCGTAAGTTGCCAAAAGCTTTCTGAAGAAGAAATTTGGAAAAAGGTCAAGGATCGTGCAATTGATAACTTTACTAAGGCGATGGTTCAGTTTATCCAACGCTGTCGAAAACTATCTTTGACAACCGATGAACTGTCTAGAAAGATCCATAATCATCAATATGATAATGAAATCGAGAAACGGTTTCATGATTTAGGGCAAACTTTCTATAACTCATATTTAAAACGTCTAGTAGAAACGGGAGAAGATGATTTTGACGGGCTGATGCAACGAGCCGCAGATTCTATTCGAGCAGGCAATACTATTTTTAGACGTAAGTCAGGGGCGGGAGATCTCAAAGAATTAAAATATATATTCATAGATGAATATCAAGACTTCTCCCAACTGTTCTACAACTTAATTGATGCGATTCGCCAGTTTAATTCTAATGCTTTATTTTTCTGTGTCGGAGATGATTGGCAAGCAATTAATAGCTTTGCTGGCTCTGATTTAGTATTTTTTGAAAAATTTACTGACTATTTTCCAGATGCCAAGAAATTGTATCTTTCCAATAACTACCGCTCTAAGCAGTCAATCGTCAAAATTAGTAATTCTTTGATGCAAGGACGAGGTGTAGAAGGGAAGCCGAATACATCTGAGCAAGGAAATGTCCATTTGATTGATCTCAATGATTTTCATCCTGACGTGTTGGAAAACCATGATTACCCTGGGGATAAGATCACCCCTGCTTTGATCAGAATTATCAATACTAAACTACAAGCAGGAAAAGAGGTTGTTATTCTCAGTCGGAAATCAAGCATTCCTTGGTATGTTAATGGAAACAGAGAATTGGACGACTTCGTGAGGGTCGTTCACCAGCATTTTAAGCTAGACAATAAGCAAAAAGGAAAAATAACTATTTCCACAACGCATCAATATAAGGGACTAGAAAAAGCTGTTGTTATCATAATTGACGCAATTCAGGGCTGTTATCCTCTTATACATCCTGATTGGATTTTTATGAAAATCTTTGGTGATACCCAATCCAAGCTAATCGATGATGAGCGTCGTCTTTTTTATGTTGCTTTGAGCCGTGCTGTGGATGAACTATTTATTGTCACAGATACTTTAAACGGAAGATCTGAATTTCTTGAAAATTTAGATAAAAACCATTTTTCTACACTTGATTTCTCAAAATATCCTTATATTTCACACAAGTCTACTATTATTGTCAAGATTAAAAATCGACAAATATCGGGCAGCTCCGATAATGCAGGAACCTTTGCTATCAGAGATCAACTAAGAGCAGATGGCTACCGCTGGAATTCCCAAACTTACCTGTGGTCAAAATCTATCGAACCTCATAAATTCAGACTTTATGATCATTTTTCTAATTCTCCCTGGAAATCTTCTGCTAGCGGGATTGAAATAATTGTTTGTGACTCACAATGTCAAAAGCCTCTGGCCATTTTTCATGTGGATAATGGCAAAATTACACGCTTAAATTTTCAAGAATACCAGAATCAAACGGATCATGAAATACAACGACTGGGCTGGAGTCCGGATCAGTGCAGGGCTTATTTAAAAAACAAGTATGGCCAGAATAAACCCAGTCGCTCTTTACTGTCAGATGAGGAATTACAAGATTTTCTAAACTATTTAAAGTTACAATAA
- a CDS encoding YqeG family HAD IIIA-type phosphatase has translation MTKAKLLQPDFVLGKTITHLHPEILQRYQLKGLVLDVDETLVPFRELDVSPELQQWVAEIRPQMPIWLVSNNLSEARIGRIAQSLDLPFLFGAAKPSRRKLRQAIDQMGLEVARVAMVGDRLFTDVLAGNRLGMFTILVEPMVLGDVQHPRFSIRNFEVWISSFCGVTLHHSQH, from the coding sequence ATGACCAAAGCCAAACTCCTGCAACCCGATTTTGTCCTGGGGAAAACCATTACTCATCTACACCCTGAAATTCTTCAGCGCTACCAGCTCAAGGGCCTGGTGTTGGACGTGGATGAAACCCTCGTTCCCTTTCGTGAACTCGATGTTTCTCCAGAGCTTCAGCAGTGGGTAGCAGAAATCCGGCCCCAAATGCCGATTTGGCTGGTGAGTAATAACTTGAGCGAGGCCCGCATTGGTCGCATTGCCCAGAGCTTGGATTTACCCTTTCTGTTTGGGGCCGCTAAACCCTCGCGCCGTAAACTCCGCCAGGCCATTGACCAAATGGGCCTAGAGGTGGCACGCGTGGCCATGGTAGGGGATCGCCTCTTTACCGATGTCCTAGCCGGTAATCGTTTAGGTATGTTCACCATCTTGGTAGAACCGATGGTACTGGGGGATGTCCAACACCCTCGTTTTTCGATTCGCAATTTTGAAGTCTGGATTTCTTCTTTCTGCGGTGTAACCTTACACCATTCGCAACATTAG
- a CDS encoding IS256 family transposase — translation MLEEHQTPEEILGESGLLKQLTKRLIERALAGELSHHLKQEVEEEKGNSRNGYSKKTVQSNHGEMELSIPRDRQGNFEPVLVPKHERRIAGLDEKILALYARGMSTRDISAQLEELYGAKVSASLISEVTDAVMEEVKAWQARPLEEIYPIVYLDALYVNIKVSGRISKRAVYLALGVDREGDKQLLGLWIGEAEAEGAKFWLRVLTELKNRGLKDILIACCDGLTGFPEAIGAVYPQTQVQLCIVHLMRNCLNYVPWKDKKAVAADLKPIYQATTIEEAETALDACSQKWDGLYPAISQIWLRHWEHIMPIFDYPMEIRRVIYTTNAIESLNRSLRKVIKTKAVFTDEDSVFKLIYLAMRNITRKWQRPIRDWRAAASHFTILFPDRFSL, via the coding sequence TTGCTAGAAGAACATCAAACCCCGGAAGAAATCCTGGGAGAATCAGGACTGCTAAAACAACTAACAAAACGCTTGATAGAGCGGGCCTTAGCCGGGGAACTGAGCCATCACTTAAAGCAGGAGGTGGAGGAAGAAAAAGGCAACAGTCGCAACGGCTATTCAAAGAAAACAGTGCAGTCCAACCATGGGGAAATGGAGCTATCCATCCCCCGAGACCGACAGGGAAATTTTGAGCCAGTGTTAGTGCCCAAACATGAACGTCGTATCGCGGGATTGGATGAGAAAATCCTAGCCCTGTACGCGAGGGGGATGAGTACTCGGGATATCAGCGCTCAACTAGAGGAACTCTATGGGGCGAAGGTGTCAGCGAGCTTGATTAGTGAAGTAACCGACGCAGTAATGGAGGAAGTCAAAGCCTGGCAAGCCCGTCCCTTGGAGGAAATCTATCCCATCGTTTACCTGGATGCGTTGTACGTCAACATCAAAGTCTCAGGACGAATCAGTAAACGAGCAGTCTATCTTGCATTGGGGGTGGACCGAGAGGGGGACAAACAACTCCTGGGTCTTTGGATTGGGGAAGCGGAAGCCGAGGGGGCCAAATTCTGGCTGCGTGTGCTGACGGAGCTGAAGAATCGGGGACTCAAGGATATCCTGATAGCCTGTTGTGATGGCTTGACGGGCTTTCCTGAGGCGATTGGGGCTGTTTACCCCCAAACCCAGGTTCAGTTGTGTATTGTCCATTTGATGCGTAATTGCCTGAATTATGTGCCTTGGAAAGATAAAAAGGCGGTGGCGGCGGATTTGAAGCCGATTTATCAAGCTACTACTATTGAGGAAGCGGAAACGGCTCTGGATGCTTGTTCCCAGAAATGGGATGGTTTATACCCGGCTATTAGCCAGATCTGGTTACGTCATTGGGAGCATATCATGCCGATTTTTGACTATCCCATGGAGATACGCCGCGTAATTTACACGACCAATGCGATTGAGTCATTGAATCGTTCTTTGCGTAAGGTTATAAAAACCAAAGCCGTTTTTACAGACGAAGATTCTGTTTTTAAGCTAATATATTTAGCAATGAGAAATATCACTCGGAAATGGCAACGTCCCATACGGGATTGGCGAGCCGCCGCATCTCATTTTACTATTCTTTTTCCCGACCGCTTTTCCCTTTAA
- a CDS encoding helix-turn-helix domain-containing protein, whose amino-acid sequence MMDISEVAKASGLPASTLRFYEEKGLIQSRGRSGLRRLFSADVVDRLALISLARSAGFSLDEIAEMFTPKGPEINRALLSAKAEELDKKIKELTSMRDGLRHAAVCKAPNHFECPKFLRLLRIAGKNRSRKPNQLQKKNLDEMRRRHSAGEL is encoded by the coding sequence ATGATGGATATATCTGAAGTAGCAAAGGCATCAGGGTTGCCAGCCTCAACGCTACGCTTTTACGAAGAAAAAGGTCTGATTCAGTCAAGGGGACGCAGTGGGCTGCGCCGTCTATTTAGTGCCGATGTTGTGGATCGGCTTGCTTTAATATCTTTGGCGCGCAGTGCTGGTTTTTCATTGGATGAGATAGCTGAAATGTTTACTCCTAAAGGGCCTGAAATTAATAGAGCACTACTTTCAGCTAAAGCAGAGGAACTGGATAAGAAAATCAAGGAACTGACCTCAATGCGTGATGGGCTGCGTCACGCGGCTGTTTGTAAAGCACCAAATCATTTTGAATGTCCAAAATTTCTTCGTCTTCTCCGGATTGCGGGTAAGAATCGGTCTAGAAAACCCAATCAATTGCAGAAAAAAAACCTGGACGAGATGCGCAGAAGGCATAGCGCAGGTGAGCTTTAA
- a CDS encoding nucleotide disphospho-sugar-binding domain-containing protein has translation MVDQVSPAGGTVADYLQLPFVSLCSALVLNREINILPYFTTWPYQPNLWGRPSNRLGYRAQAKIVKPVTEVINRYRQEWHLPVQTSPNDRYSRLAQISQQPYSFEFPRQELPAWFHFTGPYHNASSRPTTDFPWEQLTGQPLIYASLGTIQHGLIEIFQQIAEACVSLDAQLVLSLGSATGIDPLPTFPSDPLVCWYVPQLEILKKASLVITHAGLKTTLEAISNGVPLVALPIANDQPGVAARIAWSGCGEFIPVKQVTVAKLKATIHQVLTNPSYRHQARGLQQDIQHSGCLSQVVDIIEQAVNTRQPVLNPLLQP, from the coding sequence ATGGTGGATCAAGTCTCGCCAGCGGGGGGAACGGTTGCGGACTATTTACAGCTTCCCTTTGTCAGTCTTTGTAGTGCCCTGGTCTTGAATCGAGAGATTAATATTCTACCCTATTTCACCACCTGGCCCTATCAGCCGAATCTATGGGGCCGACCCAGCAATCGCCTGGGTTATCGGGCTCAAGCCAAGATCGTCAAACCTGTCACCGAGGTTATTAATCGCTATCGCCAAGAGTGGCATCTCCCTGTACAAACCAGTCCTAATGATCGTTACTCTCGCCTCGCTCAAATTAGCCAACAGCCCTACAGTTTTGAATTTCCCCGTCAGGAATTGCCTGCTTGGTTTCATTTCACTGGCCCTTACCACAATGCCAGCAGCCGACCAACGACGGATTTTCCCTGGGAACAGTTAACGGGTCAACCGCTTATTTACGCTTCTTTGGGAACCATTCAACATGGCTTAATCGAGATTTTTCAACAAATTGCTGAGGCCTGTGTTAGCTTGGATGCTCAATTAGTCCTCTCTCTCGGCAGTGCGACGGGCATTGACCCTCTGCCCACCTTTCCAAGCGATCCTCTGGTTTGTTGGTATGTGCCCCAGCTAGAAATCCTCAAAAAAGCTTCCCTGGTGATCACCCATGCGGGACTGAAGACCACCCTCGAAGCCATCAGTAATGGTGTTCCGTTGGTAGCTTTACCCATTGCCAATGATCAACCAGGGGTTGCCGCTCGTATTGCCTGGTCGGGTTGTGGAGAATTCATTCCTGTCAAACAGGTGACGGTGGCCAAGCTCAAGGCGACTATCCACCAAGTCCTCACCAATCCCAGCTATCGACACCAGGCCCGAGGCCTCCAACAGGACATTCAACACAGTGGGTGCCTTTCCCAAGTCGTAGATATTATTGAGCAAGCTGTCAATACTCGCCAACCCGTGCTCAATCCACTTCTTCAGCCTTGA
- a CDS encoding M48 family metallopeptidase — protein sequence MVYRIVDRIARANNLDQTPWRVVTINKYDVNAFATDTNLIALYTGLLDQVEGDPSAVACVVGHEMAHHTQRHVAMGEAEKQALLQKFTEEARIEVEQEQQAAQNDAVGAAIGATLFGGLGRVIGGIGGSATEAVGGVVAISGQQRIEQAQIRMAQIVKEKQLAFEQQQAENDRRQEFEADQHGYVYMARAGFDPKGCLRLMQVMARLPGSEMDSTHPATRKRISQLETLMVEKPATSLAQEGKLLLDTSKPLTYSVSRDDQSLRVNSRYGGSTANTIDKMF from the coding sequence GTGGTCTATCGCATTGTGGATCGCATTGCTCGGGCCAATAATTTGGATCAAACGCCCTGGCGGGTCGTCACTATCAATAAATACGATGTCAATGCCTTTGCGACGGATACCAATTTAATTGCCCTCTATACTGGCCTACTAGACCAAGTGGAAGGCGATCCCTCGGCGGTGGCCTGCGTCGTCGGCCATGAGATGGCCCACCATACCCAGCGTCATGTTGCGATGGGCGAGGCGGAAAAACAGGCCCTGTTGCAAAAATTTACGGAAGAGGCCCGCATTGAAGTTGAACAAGAACAACAAGCGGCCCAAAACGATGCCGTGGGGGCCGCCATCGGGGCCACTCTTTTTGGGGGATTAGGCCGGGTCATTGGAGGAATTGGGGGCAGTGCAACAGAAGCCGTCGGTGGAGTCGTGGCGATTAGTGGCCAGCAACGCATCGAACAGGCCCAGATCCGCATGGCCCAAATTGTTAAGGAAAAGCAATTGGCCTTTGAGCAACAACAGGCGGAAAACGACCGACGCCAAGAATTTGAAGCGGATCAACATGGTTACGTCTATATGGCTCGGGCCGGTTTTGACCCAAAAGGCTGTCTGCGTTTGATGCAAGTCATGGCCCGTCTCCCCGGATCAGAGATGGATTCTACCCATCCAGCTACCCGCAAACGAATTAGCCAACTAGAAACCCTGATGGTGGAAAAACCGGCTACCAGCTTGGCCCAGGAAGGAAAACTCTTGCTCGATACGAGTAAACCTCTGACCTATTCCGTTTCTCGAGATGACCAATCCCTGCGGGTGAATTCTCGCTACGGCGGCTCTACGGCCAACACCATCGACAAAATGTTCTAG
- a CDS encoding protein adenylyltransferase SelO family protein, producing MSYSSKPSTEPCVTTFDEFVQLADYSLMDTLNADPDATVDGDDHRARQVFSGHFVPVTPTPLAEPEYVTHSRTFFKELGLSDELALNEKFRQVFSGDISAAYEPMRQVGWATGYALSIYGTEYTQQCPFGTGNGYGDGRAISVFEGIINGQRWEMQLKGGGPTPYCRGADGRAVLRSSVREFLAQEYMQALGVPTSRSLTLYVSKSETVTRPWYSQDSHSIEPDILVDNPVAISTRVAPSFLRVGQLELFARRARSHAHPRALEELSMIVSYLIEREYKSDINQNLGFAEQLVELAKLFRQRLTSLVANWQRIGYCQGNFNSDNCAAGGFTLDYGPFGFCEIFDPWFQPWTGGGEHFSFFNQPIAAEANYHMFWKSVRPLLAEDTEALEDFDQVRRGFAEAMQKQVQQMWAAKLGLPEFDPKLFTKLMQLMNHSEADYTIFFRELSHIPDDVSALKKSFYIKTSHQLDEQWQSWLKSWRDLVINDGNLAEISTNMKQTNPKYAWREWLIVPAYQQAMQGNYTLVKELQEVLSYPYDEQSQEVEDKYYRLKPKAFSNVGGVSYYSCSS from the coding sequence ATGTCATATTCATCTAAACCATCTACTGAGCCCTGCGTAACAACATTCGATGAGTTTGTGCAATTGGCGGATTATTCTCTGATGGATACTTTAAATGCCGATCCTGATGCCACGGTCGATGGTGATGACCACCGTGCCCGCCAGGTATTTTCTGGTCATTTTGTACCTGTGACACCCACACCGCTTGCAGAACCAGAATATGTAACCCATAGCAGAACTTTTTTTAAGGAACTTGGGTTGAGCGATGAGCTGGCGCTCAATGAAAAATTTCGCCAAGTATTTTCTGGTGATATCTCTGCCGCGTATGAGCCAATGCGACAGGTCGGCTGGGCGACGGGCTATGCCCTGTCGATTTATGGCACCGAATATACCCAACAATGTCCATTCGGTACTGGTAATGGTTATGGCGATGGTCGGGCAATATCTGTGTTTGAAGGAATCATCAATGGCCAGCGCTGGGAAATGCAATTAAAAGGTGGTGGCCCAACGCCCTATTGCCGTGGTGCCGACGGGCGCGCAGTACTACGTTCAAGTGTGCGTGAGTTTCTAGCGCAAGAATATATGCAGGCTTTAGGGGTTCCGACATCGCGTTCTTTAACACTGTATGTTTCTAAATCTGAGACCGTTACCCGGCCTTGGTATTCTCAAGATTCCCACTCCATCGAACCTGATATTTTGGTGGATAATCCTGTGGCCATTTCAACTCGCGTCGCACCATCCTTTTTGCGCGTGGGTCAGCTAGAGTTATTTGCCCGCCGCGCTCGCAGTCATGCTCATCCAAGAGCATTGGAAGAATTGAGTATGATAGTTTCATATTTAATTGAGCGAGAATACAAAAGCGACATTAATCAAAACCTTGGTTTTGCAGAGCAATTGGTTGAGTTGGCTAAGTTATTTCGTCAGCGTCTCACTTCACTGGTGGCCAATTGGCAACGTATTGGTTACTGCCAGGGCAATTTTAATAGTGACAACTGCGCGGCTGGTGGCTTTACTCTCGACTATGGACCATTTGGGTTTTGTGAAATTTTTGACCCTTGGTTTCAACCCTGGACTGGCGGCGGCGAACACTTTTCATTCTTCAATCAGCCCATCGCAGCAGAAGCGAATTATCATATGTTTTGGAAATCTGTGAGACCACTACTGGCAGAAGATACTGAAGCTTTAGAAGATTTCGACCAAGTACGCCGTGGCTTTGCAGAAGCAATGCAGAAACAAGTCCAACAAATGTGGGCGGCCAAACTTGGCTTGCCTGAATTTGACCCAAAGCTATTTACGAAATTAATGCAGTTAATGAACCACTCAGAGGCAGATTACACCATTTTCTTTCGCGAGTTATCCCATATACCAGACGATGTCTCAGCATTGAAAAAGAGCTTCTATATTAAAACTTCACACCAACTCGATGAACAATGGCAATCTTGGCTAAAAAGCTGGCGCGACCTCGTCATTAACGACGGCAATTTGGCTGAGATATCAACAAATATGAAACAGACTAACCCAAAATACGCATGGCGAGAGTGGTTGATTGTACCTGCCTATCAACAAGCTATGCAGGGTAACTACACGTTAGTTAAAGAGTTGCAAGAAGTACTGAGCTATCCCTATGATGAGCAATCGCAAGAAGTAGAAGATAAATACTATCGTCTAAAACCCAAGGCGTTTTCTAACGTTGGTGGCGTGTCGTACTATAGCTGTTCATCTTGA
- a CDS encoding cysteine desulfurase family protein — MPIYLDYSATTPPRPEAIAIVQQILQDQWGNPSSLHSWGSRAALALETARLQVAQLLNVANPDCIIFTSGGTESNNLAIFGVTQQYAQPQHLIISSVEHSAVSEPARWLESRGWQVTRLAVDHQGRIDPQALAQAMQDNTVLVSIIYGQSEVGTLQPISELGRIAQERGVLFHTDAVQCAGRVSLDLAELPVDLLSLSSHKLYGIQGSGALYRRQGVSLHPLLGGGGQEQGYRSGTQALPAIAAFGIAAELAQQELSQEAERLTQLREQLFTGLADCPLLQPTGSRRHRLPHHVSFVVVDPGDPGRSLPITGKTLVRALDRRGIAISAGAACQSGKLNPSPILLALGYSPDQALGGIRLTLGRDTTPTDIEATIQALQAALAEVKICKSV; from the coding sequence ATGCCCATTTACCTCGACTACAGCGCCACCACGCCCCCCCGGCCCGAGGCCATCGCCATCGTGCAACAGATCCTACAAGACCAGTGGGGCAATCCCTCCAGTCTCCACTCCTGGGGGAGCCGCGCGGCCCTGGCCCTGGAAACGGCCCGTCTGCAAGTGGCCCAACTCTTAAATGTGGCTAACCCAGACTGCATTATCTTTACCTCCGGGGGAACGGAATCCAATAACCTGGCCATTTTTGGCGTGACCCAGCAATATGCCCAACCGCAACACCTGATCATTTCCAGTGTCGAGCATTCCGCCGTGAGTGAACCGGCCCGCTGGCTAGAAAGTCGGGGTTGGCAGGTGACGCGCTTAGCCGTTGACCACCAGGGCCGGATTGATCCCCAGGCCTTGGCCCAGGCGATGCAGGATAATACGGTGCTGGTTTCGATTATTTATGGCCAAAGCGAAGTGGGAACCCTACAACCCATTAGCGAACTGGGACGCATTGCTCAGGAACGAGGGGTTTTATTCCATACCGATGCAGTGCAATGTGCGGGCCGAGTTTCCCTGGATTTAGCCGAGTTGCCCGTGGATCTGCTTTCCCTTTCTAGCCATAAGCTCTACGGTATCCAAGGCAGTGGGGCCCTGTATCGACGGCAGGGGGTTTCCCTACATCCACTCCTCGGCGGAGGCGGCCAGGAACAGGGGTATCGCTCCGGTACTCAGGCCCTGCCGGCCATTGCGGCCTTTGGGATCGCGGCTGAATTGGCCCAACAGGAATTAAGCCAGGAAGCGGAACGTTTAACCCAACTCCGAGAACAGTTGTTTACAGGACTGGCCGATTGTCCCCTACTACAGCCCACCGGCAGTCGTCGGCACCGCTTGCCCCACCATGTCAGCTTTGTCGTGGTTGATCCCGGTGATCCCGGTCGGTCGTTACCGATCACGGGAAAAACTCTGGTACGGGCCTTAGATCGACGGGGGATCGCCATCAGCGCTGGGGCGGCCTGCCAGAGCGGCAAACTCAACCCCAGTCCCATTCTTTTGGCCCTGGGCTACTCTCCTGACCAGGCCCTGGGGGGCATCCGCTTAACCCTCGGCCGAGACACCACCCCAACAGACATTGAGGCTACAATCCAGGCCCTGCAAGCAGCCCTGGCAGAGGTAAAGATTTGTAAGTCAGTGTAA